Within Deltaproteobacteria bacterium GWC2_65_14, the genomic segment CGGCGGACGTCTGCGAGATCTACACCGACGTGGACGGGGTCTACACCACCGATCCGAACATCTGCTCCGACGCGAAGAAGCTCGGGAAGATCTCCTTCGAGGAGATGCTCGAGCTGGCCAGCCTCGGGGCCAAGGTGCTCCAGATCCGGGCGGTGGAGTTCGGGATGAAGTACGGGGTGCGGATCCACGTCCGCTCCTCGTTCAACGACAACCCGGGAACCCTCGTGACGAGGGAGGAGGAGATCATGGAAACGGCGATCGTGACCGGAGTGGCCTACAGCAAGAACGAGGCGAAGATCACCATCGTGAAGGTTCCCGACAGGCCGGGGATCGCCGCGAAGATCTTCAAGCCGCTCTCCGACGCCAACATCGTCGTCGACGTGATCGTCCAGAACGTCTCCGTGACCGGCTTCACCGACCTCACCTTTACCGTCGGGCGAAGCGACTACAAGAAGGCGATGAAGGTGACCGAGGGGGTCGCGAAGGAGATCGCCGCGGAGAGTGTGGTGGGAGACGACAGGATCGCGAAGGTGTCGATCGTCGGGATGGCGATGCGCTCCCACTCCGGGGTCGCCACGAAGGTCTTCGAGACGCTGGCGGGGGACGCGATCAACATCCTGGGGATCACCACCTCGGAGATCAAGATCTCCTGCCTGATCGAGGAAAAGTATACGGAGCTCGCGGTGCGGGTGCTCCACAACGCGTTCGGACTCGGCAGACCGGCAGCCGCAGGAAGGAAACCCGGAACCTCCGGAAAACGGAAAAGGACGGCGGTGAAGCGATGAAGAAAATCTTTCTCTACGACACGACGCTTCGGGACGGAACCCAGGCCGAGGAGGTCTCCCTCTCCGTCATGGACAAGGTCGCCATCACGGAGAGGCTCGACGAGTTCGGCATCCACTACATCGAGGGGGGATACCCCGGCTCGAATCCTAAAGACAAGGAGTTCTTCGAGCGCGGAAAACGGATGCGGCTCAAGCAGGCGAAGCTGTGCGCATTCGGCATGACCCGCCGCGTGGGGAAGAAGGTGGAGGAGGACGCCAACATGAAGGCGCTCCTGTCCGCCGAGACGCCGGTCATCACGGTGGTCGGGAAGACCTGGGATTTCCACGTCACCGAGGCGCTCCGGACCACGCTGGAGGAAAACCTGAAGGCGATCCGGGAGACGATGGAATTCCTGAAAAAGCGGACCGGCCAGGTCTTCTTCGACGCGGAACACTTCTTCGACGGGTACAAGCGGAATCCGAAGTATGCGCTGAAAGCCCTCCAGGCGGCGGCAGACGGCGGGGCCGACTGGCTGATCCTGTGCGACACGAACGGGGGATCGCTTCCCTCGGAGGTCGGCAGGATCGTCCGGCAGGTCCGGAAAACGACCCGGCTGCCGCTCGGGATCCATACCCACAACGACTCCGAGATGGCGGTGGCGAACTCCCTGGTCGCGGTGGAGGGGGGGGTGACCCAGGTCCAGGGGACGGTCAACGGGTACGGGGAGCGGTGCGGGAACGCGAACCTCGTCTCGATCCTCCCCAGCCTCCAGATCAAGATGGGGTACGATGTCGTGCCGCCGGACCGGCTGAAGAAGCTGACGGCGCTCTCCCGGTATGTCTCCGAGATCGCCAATCTCAAGCCCTGGCTGCACCAGCCGTTCGTGGGGGACGCCGCCTTCGCGCACAAGGGAGGGATGCATGTCTCCGCGATCCGCAGGAACCCCGGGACCTACGAGCATCTCGAGCCCGGGACCGTGGGGAACCGCAGAAGGGTGCTGATCTCCGATCTCTCCGGGAGGAGCAACATCCTGTCGAAATTCCAGGAGAAAGGGATCCCGTTTCGCTCCGGTGATCCCGCGGCGGAGGAGATCCTCGAGCAGATCAAGGAGCTCGAGCACAAGGGCTACCAGTTCGAGGGGGCCGAGGCCTCCTTCGAGATCCTGGTCCGCCGGGCGATGGGGACCCACAAGCCCTTCTTCGAGCTGAAGGGGTTCCGGGTGATCGACGAGAAGCGCTCGGAGAAGGAGGCGCCGATCGCCGAGGCGACCATCATGGTGGAGGTGGACGGCAAGGTCGAACACACCGCGGCGCTGGGAAACGGGCCGGTGAACGCGATGGACAACGCCCTGCGGAAGGCGCTCGAGACCTTCTACCCGGAGCTCTCGGAGGTCGAGCTGCTGGACTACAAGGTCCGCGTCCTGAGCGGAGGCGGCACGGGCTCCTCGGTACGGGTCTTGATACAGTCCGGCGACAAGGAGCAGCAGTGGGGCACGGTCGGGGTCTCGGAAAACATCATCGAGGCCTCCTGGCAGGCCCTGGTGGACAGCATCCGCTACAAATTGTGGAGGTCCAGAGGTGTCATCCGGGAGGAGGATGCATGACGGGAGTGGCGACGCGACGCACCCTCTCCCCCCCCGGCACGAACGGCACAAGGCCTGCCTGCTTCTATCCCTGATCGTCCTGATCGGGAATAACTTTGCCTCGGGAATCGGGCTGATGACCGGCCCGGTTCCCCGGTCGACCGGAGATGCCCCGGCCCAGGCCGGTGCGTTCCCGTCGACGGACGCCTCCCCGTCGGCGGTCGATTCCGGCGGAAGAGTCCCCCGCGGGGTCCGTCAGAGATATCTCCTCGGGCACCGGATCGATGTCAACCGTGCCGACCCTCAGGAAATATCAACAATCCCGGGAGTTTCGGATTCAACTGCGAAGGCGTTGGTGGAGGTCCGAAGCCGTACCGGTGGATTCCGGCGTCCCGAAGATCTTCTCCGCGTCCGGGGAATCAAGGAGCGGAGGCTGAAAAAAATCCTTCCCTTCCTTTCCGGATTTCATAATAATTGACTATATTGGTCATGTTAAACCGGAACAAAGGAGGGAAGAGATGTTCAGCAGGATCCGGAACGACATCCGGGTGATCTTCGAGCGCGACCCGGCCGCACAGGGCGTCGTGGAAATCCTGTTCTGCTACCCGGGGTTCCACGCCGTGCGGTTTCATTCCCTCGCCAGCTGGCTCTGGAAACGGAACCTGCGGTTCCCGGCCCGCTTCGTTTCGCACATTTCCCGCTGGCTGACCGGGATCGAGATCCACCCGGGGGCGACGATCGGCGAAGGGTTCTTCATCGACCACGGGATGGGGGTGGTCATCGGGGAGACCGCCGAGATCGGGAAAAACGTGACGATGTACCACGGCGTCACCCTGGGGGGGACCAGCTGGAAGAAGGGGAAGCGGCACCCGACGATCGGGGACAACGTCATCATCGGGGCGAACGCCTCCATCCTCGGCGCGATCCTGGTGGGCGAGAATTCGAAGATCGGGTCCGGCTCGGTGGTGAACAAGGAGGTCCCGCCGAACTCCACCGTGGTCGGCATTCCGGGGCGGGTCGTCTTCCGGGAGGGGAACGTCTACCAAGACCCCACGGGGGTGGGGGGGACTCCGGATCCGGAGGGAAAGGCGATCCAGTGCCTGACCGACCAGGTGGCGGCGCTGCACCAGCGGATCGACGAGCTGACCCGGAAACTCGAGGAGGGGGAGGAGACCCGCCGCGTGGGATCCCGGCCGTGAAGATCACCTCCCGGGGACGCTATGCCGTCATGGCGCTGGTCTCCCTTTCCGGCGCTTCGCGCGGGAATCCCGTTTCCCTGAAGGATATCTCCCGCCAGGAGGACATCTCCGAGCTCTACCTCCAGCAGCTCTTCGCGAGCCTGCGCCGGCGGAAGCTGGTGAAAAGCGTCCGGGGGCCGGGAGGGGGGTTCATCCTCGCGCGGCATCCCTCCCAGATCACGATCGGAGAGATCATCCGCTCCGCCGAAGGGAAGGAGTCCCGGGTCGGCTGCCGCAAGTCCGGGAGAAAGTGCGGAATGATCGAGCGCTGCAGGACGCAGAACATGTGGGACACGCTGGAGGAGCGGATCGACGGCTTCCTCGATTCCATCACGGTGGAGGACCTCTTCCGTCCTCACGGGGAGGGCGCGGCGGAGGCGGGGGGATGAGAAAGGTCTATTTCGACCACAACGCGACCACCCCGGTGCATCCGGAGGTACGCCGGGCGGTCGCTCCCTACCTCGAGGAGCTCTTCGGCAACCCCTCGAGCATCCACTGGTCGGGACGGGAGGTCCGCAAGGGAATCGAGGACGCCCGGGGGGCGGTCGCCGCATTCTTCGGATGCCAGCCGCTGGAGGTGGTCTTCACCGGTTCCGGGACCGAAAGCGACAACCTCGCGATCAAGGGGATCGCGATGCGCCGGGGGAACGGCGGAAAGCATATCGTCACCTCCCGGGTGGAGCATCCCGCGGTGCTGAACAGCTGCCGGTTCCTCGAGAAGCAGGGATACCGGGTGACCTACGCCCCGGTGAACCGGCAGGGGGTCGTCGAGCCCGACGCGGTCCGAAGCGCCATCACCCCCGACACGATCCTGGTCTCGATCATGTACGCGAACAACGAGACCGGAGCGATCATGCCGATCCGGGAGATCGGCGGGATCGCCCGGGAGGCGGGAGTCCTCATGCACACCGACGCGGTCCAGGCCGCGGGAAAGATCCCGATCGACTGGGCGGCGCTCCCGGTGGACCTGCTCACCTTCTCCGCCCACAAGGTCAACGCCCTCAAGGGGGCGGGCGGGCTGATCGTCCGGAAGGGGATCGAGATCGAGGCGAACGTGCACGGGGGACACCAGGAGAGGGGGCGCCGCGGGGGAACGGAGAACGTCGTCGGCATCGTCGGCATGGGAAAGGCCTTCGAGCTGCTGCGCGATCACATGGCGGAGGAGGTGGAGGAAACCCGCCGCCTCCGGGACCGGTTCGAGGAGAGGCTCTTCCGGCGGATTCCGGAGCTGGTGCGGAACGGGCCTTTGGACGGCCGCCTGCCGAACACGGTGAACATCTCCTTCCGGTACGTGGAGGGGGAGGCGATGCTGCTGAACCTGGACATGGTCGGGATCGCCTGCTCGTCCGGGTCCGCCTGCACCTCCGGGTCGCTGGAGCCCTCCCCGGTGCTCATGGCGATGGGGGCCGATCCGATCGACGCCCAGGGCGCGCTCCGGTTCAGCCTGGGGCAGGAAAACAGCGAGGCGGACGTGGACTATGCCGTCGACGCCATCGAAGTGGTCGTGAACAAGCTGCGCGCCCTCTCTCCGATCTATCCGGGCGCCCGGGAGGCGAAGGCCCGATGAAGGGAAAACGGATTCTCGCGGCGATGAGCGGGGGGGTCGACTCCTCCGTGGCGGCCCTCCTCCTTCAGCGGGAGGGGTGGGAGGTGATCGGCATCTCGATGGACCTGTACGATTTCTCGCAGGTCCGGAAGGACAGGGCCGGGACCTGCTGCTCGCTGGACGACCTCTACGACGCGCGCCGGGTCTGCGACACCCTGGGGATCCCCTACTACGTGCTGAACCTCCGGGAGGAGTTCCGGAGGGAGGTGATCGACCCCTTCATCCGGGAATACGCGACGGGGAGGACCCCCAACCCCTGCATCCTCTGCAACGAGCATCTGAAATTCCGGGCGCTCCTGCGGAAGGCCGACGAGCTGGGGGCGGAGGGGATCGCCACCGGTCATTATGCCGTGATCCTCCGGGAACCCTCCGGGAGGTGCCGCCTCTTCGCGGGCGAGGATCCCGCGAAGGACCAGTCCTACTTCCTCTTCTCCCTCGAGTCGGAGCGGCTGGCCCGGATCCGCTTCCCCGTCGGGGAGATGACGAAGGAGCAGGTCCGGAAGGTCGCCTACGGGGCGGGGATGCCCGTCTTCGAGAAGAAGGAGAGCCAGGACATCTGCTTTGTCACCGACGACTCCTATGCGCGGTTCCTGAGCCGGACCGGGATCGAGGAGCGGGAAGGGCATTTTCTCGACCGGGAGGGGAACGTCCTCGGCATCCACAAGGGAGTCCTCCGGTACACCGTCGGGCAGCGCAAGGGGCTGGGGATCGCCGCCAAGGAGCCCCTGTACGTGGTGGCCATCGACGCGGAGAAAAACGAGGTGGTGCTCGGGACCGAGAACGACACGCTGTCCGCAGGGGCCACCGCGGGCCGCTGCACCTTCGTGGCGGGAGCCCCCCCGGCGAGGGAGTTCCGCGCCACCGCCAAAGTCCGGTACCGGCACCCCGGAGTCGGCGTGCAGGTCCGCGTCGAGGGAGACCGGCTCGAGGCCGTCTTCGATTCGCCGCAGCGCAGCGTGACGCCGGGACAGGCGCTCGTCCTGTACGACGGGAGGGAGGTCCTGGGGGGCGGCTGGATCGAATGCGCAAACGGCTCGCGGTCGTAACCGTCGGCTGCAAGGCGAACTTCGCCGATTCCGCGGCGATCGTGCGGGCCGCGGTTCTGGAGGGGTTCGAGGTCGTTCCCCACGCCTCTTTCGCCGACGTCGTCGTCATCAACAGCTGCACCGTGACCCACCGGGCCGACCGGGACAGCCGGTCTCTTGCCCGTCGTTCCCGGCGGGAGAACCCCGGGGCGACGATCGTTCTCTCCGGCTGCTACGCGCGTGTGGCCCCCGATGCGCGTTCCCGAGTTCCGGAGGTGGACTACTGGCTCGGGTCCGGAAACGGGGAAGATGGATCCGGGCAGACGCTTTCGGAGATCCTGAACCGGGTCCGGGGGGGGAGCGCGGAGCCGGGGACCTCGCTTTCCGAGCATGCGGCGGATCTCCTGCTGGGGCACCGCAGGACCTTCCTGAAGATCCAGGACGGTTGCGACTCCGCCTGCGCCTATTGCGTCGTCCCGCTGGCCCGCGGGAAAAGCCGTTCCCTTCCGGAAGCAAAGATCCTGGAGGCGGCCGCG encodes:
- a CDS encoding citramalate synthase; translated protein: MKKIFLYDTTLRDGTQAEEVSLSVMDKVAITERLDEFGIHYIEGGYPGSNPKDKEFFERGKRMRLKQAKLCAFGMTRRVGKKVEEDANMKALLSAETPVITVVGKTWDFHVTEALRTTLEENLKAIRETMEFLKKRTGQVFFDAEHFFDGYKRNPKYALKALQAAADGGADWLILCDTNGGSLPSEVGRIVRQVRKTTRLPLGIHTHNDSEMAVANSLVAVEGGVTQVQGTVNGYGERCGNANLVSILPSLQIKMGYDVVPPDRLKKLTALSRYVSEIANLKPWLHQPFVGDAAFAHKGGMHVSAIRRNPGTYEHLEPGTVGNRRRVLISDLSGRSNILSKFQEKGIPFRSGDPAAEEILEQIKELEHKGYQFEGAEASFEILVRRAMGTHKPFFELKGFRVIDEKRSEKEAPIAEATIMVEVDGKVEHTAALGNGPVNAMDNALRKALETFYPELSEVELLDYKVRVLSGGGTGSSVRVLIQSGDKEQQWGTVGVSENIIEASWQALVDSIRYKLWRSRGVIREEDA
- a CDS encoding serine O-acetyltransferase — encoded protein: MFSRIRNDIRVIFERDPAAQGVVEILFCYPGFHAVRFHSLASWLWKRNLRFPARFVSHISRWLTGIEIHPGATIGEGFFIDHGMGVVIGETAEIGKNVTMYHGVTLGGTSWKKGKRHPTIGDNVIIGANASILGAILVGENSKIGSGSVVNKEVPPNSTVVGIPGRVVFREGNVYQDPTGVGGTPDPEGKAIQCLTDQVAALHQRIDELTRKLEEGEETRRVGSRP
- a CDS encoding cysteine desulfurase NifS, coding for MRKVYFDHNATTPVHPEVRRAVAPYLEELFGNPSSIHWSGREVRKGIEDARGAVAAFFGCQPLEVVFTGSGTESDNLAIKGIAMRRGNGGKHIVTSRVEHPAVLNSCRFLEKQGYRVTYAPVNRQGVVEPDAVRSAITPDTILVSIMYANNETGAIMPIREIGGIAREAGVLMHTDAVQAAGKIPIDWAALPVDLLTFSAHKVNALKGAGGLIVRKGIEIEANVHGGHQERGRRGGTENVVGIVGMGKAFELLRDHMAEEVEETRRLRDRFEERLFRRIPELVRNGPLDGRLPNTVNISFRYVEGEAMLLNLDMVGIACSSGSACTSGSLEPSPVLMAMGADPIDAQGALRFSLGQENSEADVDYAVDAIEVVVNKLRALSPIYPGAREAKAR
- a CDS encoding tRNA 2-thiouridine(34) synthase MnmA — encoded protein: MKGKRILAAMSGGVDSSVAALLLQREGWEVIGISMDLYDFSQVRKDRAGTCCSLDDLYDARRVCDTLGIPYYVLNLREEFRREVIDPFIREYATGRTPNPCILCNEHLKFRALLRKADELGAEGIATGHYAVILREPSGRCRLFAGEDPAKDQSYFLFSLESERLARIRFPVGEMTKEQVRKVAYGAGMPVFEKKESQDICFVTDDSYARFLSRTGIEEREGHFLDREGNVLGIHKGVLRYTVGQRKGLGIAAKEPLYVVAIDAEKNEVVLGTENDTLSAGATAGRCTFVAGAPPAREFRATAKVRYRHPGVGVQVRVEGDRLEAVFDSPQRSVTPGQALVLYDGREVLGGGWIECANGSRS